From the genome of Aerococcus urinaehominis:
ATTGGTAGCAGCGTTACCGCCAATGGTAGCATTTTTAGCCCCTGGATCAGGCGCATAGAAGTAGGGTTTGTCGGCTAAGAAGTCGTAGATTTTGGTTAATGGGGTGCCTGCTTCAACAGTAAGTGTCAATGTTTGAGTATCATAGTCTATAATCTGATTCATATGACTCATATCCATTAAAAATTCACCTAGATGGGGATAGGTAGCTGCTGTCACACCTGTTTGTGCGCCGATAGTAATTAGACCGCATTGAGCTTGTCTAGCTTGAGCTAGGAAATCTATAACATCCTCTAGGTTCTCAGGAAAGGCTAATTTGCTAGCTTGGCCACGTTGGCCGGTCAAATTGTCGACTAGATAATAATCAGGTATTTGCTCGGTAATTTTCATATACTCACCTCATTTTATTCCATATCATAGCATAGACGATAAAAAAAAGACAGCCAGCACCGGATAGTGCTGAGCTGTCAATTAGCTAACATTAGGCTAGTAAATCATCAACTGGTGTGTATTCAAGACCTTGGGCTTGAGCAACTGGTTCGATAGTGACTTGACCTTTGTAAACATTAATACCTGTCTTAATCACATCGTTTTCTTTAGCTGCAGCCTCGATACCCTTATTAGCAATTTCTAGGGCATAGTTGGCTGATACATTAGTTAAAGCCATTGTCGAAGTCCGAGGAACAGCCCCTGGCATATTTGGAACCGCGTAATGAACAATATCATGTTCAATAAAGGTTGGATTATCTAAAGATCCGATAGGACTTTGGTGTTCAAAGATACCACCTTGGTCAATGGCAATATCAACAATAACTGAGCCTGGTTGCATTTTCTTAAGCATGTCTTCAGTCACTAGGGTTGGCGCCTTAGCACCTGGGATTAGAACTGAACCAATAACCAAGTCAGCATTTTTAATTTGATTTTCGATGTTAATTGAGTTAGAAATTAGGGTTTGGACGCGTTGACCAAATTGATCAACCAATTCACCTAGACGGGTTGGGTTGACATCAAGGATAGTCACTGACGCACCAAGACCAATGGCCATATCAGCAGCATTAGTACCAGAAACCCCACCACCGATGATGACAACACGACCGCGTTGCACACCTGGTACGGCACCGAGTAGGACGCCTTTACCACCTTGTTGTTGTTCAAGGAAGTGGGCACCAATTTGTACAGCCATACGACCGGCTACTTCAGACATTGGTTTTAGTAAAGGCAGGGCACCATCTTGAGTCATTGTTTCATAACCTACCGCTGTTACACCAGCATCCATTAATGCTTGGGTTAATTCTTCTTCAGGTGCAAGGTGTAGGTAAGTAAAGAGAATTTGGCCATCACGGAAATATTGAAATTCTTCTTTTTGGGGTTCCTTTACTTTCATAACCATTTCTTGGGCCCAAGCTTCTTCTGCGGTATCCACAATCTGAGCGCCTGATTTTACATATTCTTCATCTGTGAAGTTAGAACCTTCACCGGCACCCTTTTGAATGAAAACCTCATGGCCAGCACCGGTTAGTAAGGCAGCGCCTACTGGGGTCATGGCCACCCGTTTTTCATTGTTTTTGATTTCTGTTGGAATACCAATTTTCATAAAATTAAACCTCCATCATCGTTCACAAAATAACTTACTAGTCCAGTATAACGCTAATAAAAATGAATGTCATCTGATAGACTCGACCAGATACAAGTTTTAGTCTTTTTTAAAGAAACCGTTTTATTCGGTAAACAGCTCTAATTGTGATAAATTAATAGTATGAGAAAGAAGGAGGAATCACTATGGCAAGTGAAATTAAAGCAATGGATCGGGGCTATGCCTATTTGGTTGACGGTGAAAAATTAGGGGAAATTACTTTTTCTCCCGCTAATGATAATTTTGTCATTGCTGACCATACGTATGTGGACGATAGTTTACGTGGTCAAGGGGTAGCTGGTCAATTATTAGACTATATGGTTGAGGATATGGATAAGCAGGGTAAGAAAATAAAGGCGCTTTGCCCATATGTTGTTAGAAAGTTCCAGGAAGAGCCTGAGAAATATGGACATATTAATGTAGACAACTAATTCTCACGCGTTGTAAGCGCAATCATTTTGTGGTATACTTTAGGTGTAAAAAGAGACCATAAGAGGAGGGCTTATCATGGTTGAGAAATATCGTAAAATTTTAGTGCCTGTAGATGGATCTGACCAAGCACATGAGGCTTTGTTACAAGCAGTACAAATTGCAGAACGTAACCAGGCAGAATTAATTTTATTTACGGCGATAGATGACCTAGCACGTTATGGCAACCTAGATTCTCCGGTCCGCTTGTATGAACAAGTTGAACAGGATAGTAAAGATATGCTAAAAACTTACTATGATGAGGTTAAGGATAGTCAGGTTAAGATTGAAGCAGTTGCTATGAAAGGAGATCCCCGTTATAGTGTCGTAGATTATGCTAACGAAGCTAACGTGGATTTAATTGTTATGGGTTCAACTGGTAAAGGTAATATCGAGCGCTTGATGATGGGTTCGGTATCAGAGTATGTTGTACGGCATGCCCATATTAACGTCTTGATTGTTAAATAAGTTACAGCTTAAGTAAATAAAATAAGCGTGGCCAATAGAAGTTACCTATTGGCCACGCTTATTTTATCGTTAGTTTAAATTAGCCTAGGGCAACGTCTAGAATCATCATAAGCGTAAACCCAATTAAAAGAGCCATTGTTGCCGTATCCTTATGGTCGTCTGCTTGAGATTCTGGAATCAGCTCTTCTACACAAACAAAAATCATAGCACCAGCTGCAAAAGCTAGCGCATAGGGTAGAATAGCCGTAACCTGGCTGACCAATAGGGCGCCTAAAAAAGCGCCGAAAACTTCAACCAAGGCAGATAATTGTCCCAAATTAAGGCGCGTGACTGGCTAGCGCCGTGAGCCCTAATAGGCATGGAAAGCGCAGCTCCTTCCGGGAAGTTTTGTAGCCCTATTCCCAATGCTAGAGCTAGGGCTGCCGATAGACTAGCCTCTTCTATACCAAGACCAGCAGCCCCAAAAGCAACGCCGACAGCTAAGCCCTCGGGAATATTGTGAATCGTAATGGCTAGAAATAGCAAAGTAGTAGAGGGCAATTTACTGGGCATACCTTCAGCTTGAGAACGACTCTGGTCAAGATGTAGGTGAGGAATTACTTTATCTAGTAATCTAAGGAAGATGCCACCGCCCATAAAACCTAATGCTGCCGGTAGAAAGGCTAGGCGCCCATAACCATTGGCCTCAGCATAAGAGATAGCCGGCGCTAAGAGTGACCAGAAAGAAGCTGCAATCATGACACCAGCTGCGAAACCATTCATAATTGCTAATAATTTTTTATTGATAGTGTTGAAAAAATAGACCAA
Proteins encoded in this window:
- a CDS encoding universal stress protein, encoding MVEKYRKILVPVDGSDQAHEALLQAVQIAERNQAELILFTAIDDLARYGNLDSPVRLYEQVEQDSKDMLKTYYDEVKDSQVKIEAVAMKGDPRYSVVDYANEANVDLIVMGSTGKGNIERLMMGSVSEYVVRHAHINVLIVK
- a CDS encoding GNAT family N-acetyltransferase, with amino-acid sequence MASEIKAMDRGYAYLVDGEKLGEITFSPANDNFVIADHTYVDDSLRGQGVAGQLLDYMVEDMDKQGKKIKALCPYVVRKFQEEPEKYGHINVDN
- the ald gene encoding alanine dehydrogenase codes for the protein MKIGIPTEIKNNEKRVAMTPVGAALLTGAGHEVFIQKGAGEGSNFTDEEYVKSGAQIVDTAEEAWAQEMVMKVKEPQKEEFQYFRDGQILFTYLHLAPEEELTQALMDAGVTAVGYETMTQDGALPLLKPMSEVAGRMAVQIGAHFLEQQQGGKGVLLGAVPGVQRGRVVIIGGGVSGTNAADMAIGLGASVTILDVNPTRLGELVDQFGQRVQTLISNSINIENQIKNADLVIGSVLIPGAKAPTLVTEDMLKKMQPGSVIVDIAIDQGGIFEHQSPIGSLDNPTFIEHDIVHYAVPNMPGAVPRTSTMALTNVSANYALEIANKGIEAAAKENDVIKTGINVYKGQVTIEPVAQAQGLEYTPVDDLLA